The following proteins are encoded in a genomic region of Flavobacteriales bacterium:
- a CDS encoding ABC transporter permease subunit: MYALFKKEINTFFSHTSGIIIVISYLLTNGAFLWVFSSDFNILDSGFTQMNGLFSLSPFLFLLFIPALTMRLFSDEYKEGTIEILQTSPISNTKLVLSKYFSGLIIVWLAIIPTLVYYYSLYNLSETIGNIDTAGIIGSYIGLFLLSSVFVSIGVYASSTSKNQITSFVTAIFISAFFYLGWDLIANELSNGKIQLAISYIGIDSHYNSLSRGVIDSRDIIYFLSLNIIFIQLTSHSISKRR, translated from the coding sequence ATGTATGCACTTTTTAAAAAAGAAATAAATACCTTCTTTAGCCACACTTCTGGTATAATTATAGTCATAAGCTATTTATTAACTAATGGTGCTTTTCTTTGGGTATTCTCTAGTGATTTTAACATACTAGATTCTGGGTTCACTCAAATGAATGGTTTGTTTTCACTTTCTCCGTTTTTATTCCTACTCTTTATTCCTGCTTTAACAATGCGCTTATTCTCTGATGAATACAAGGAGGGGACTATTGAAATTTTACAAACCTCCCCTATTTCGAATACCAAACTTGTATTATCTAAATATTTTTCGGGTTTAATAATTGTCTGGCTTGCTATCATTCCAACACTAGTATACTACTACAGTTTATATAATCTTTCTGAAACCATTGGCAATATTGATACCGCTGGAATAATTGGATCGTATATAGGTCTATTTTTATTGTCTAGTGTATTTGTGTCAATAGGCGTGTATGCATCTTCTACTAGCAAAAATCAAATTACATCTTTTGTAACAGCCATTTTTATTAGTGCATTCTTTTACCTTGGTTGGGATTTAATAGCAAATGAGTTGTCTAATGGTAAAATACAATTAGCAATCAGCTACATAGGTATTGATTCACACTATAATAGTCTAAGCAGAGGAGTTATTGATAGTAGAGATATAATCTACTTTTTAAGTCTTAATATTATTTTTATTCAACTTACTAGCCACTCAATTAGCAAAAGAAGATGA
- a CDS encoding SAM-dependent chlorinase/fluorinase, translating into MPLITLTTDLGTVDHYVSAVKATILRQLDNANIVDISHDIPPFNIIHAAFVLKNVYQEFPQGSIHIIGVNAESNEDTNHIAVYANGHYFIGTDNGIFSLLLDVKPDKIVEITATRDSDNENFPIKDVFAKTACHIARGGKLEVIGTPISQFSKESAKLEALHDKNNIRGSIIHIDHYGNAITNISQRLFKDVAKERAYSINLGSKEHYSINSIKRKYNEVAAGDAIALFISTGLLTISLNNGSAAALMGLHINDTVRIEFK; encoded by the coding sequence ATGCCACTAATTACACTAACCACAGACTTAGGAACAGTAGATCATTATGTGAGTGCAGTTAAAGCAACTATTTTAAGACAGTTGGATAACGCTAATATTGTAGACATCAGCCACGACATACCTCCATTTAACATCATTCACGCTGCCTTTGTTCTTAAAAATGTTTATCAGGAATTTCCTCAAGGAAGTATTCATATAATAGGGGTTAATGCTGAATCCAATGAGGATACAAACCATATTGCTGTTTATGCCAATGGACACTATTTTATTGGAACAGACAATGGTATTTTCTCATTACTATTAGATGTTAAACCAGACAAAATTGTAGAAATAACAGCAACAAGAGATTCTGACAATGAAAACTTTCCAATTAAAGATGTTTTTGCTAAAACTGCATGTCACATAGCTAGAGGTGGCAAATTAGAAGTCATTGGAACTCCAATAAGTCAATTCTCTAAAGAAAGTGCTAAACTTGAAGCATTACATGATAAGAACAATATTCGAGGCTCAATTATACATATAGATCATTACGGAAATGCTATCACTAATATTAGCCAACGACTGTTTAAAGATGTAGCTAAAGAAAGAGCATATTCTATTAATCTAGGAAGTAAAGAACACTATTCAATAAATAGCATTAAAAGAAAATACAACGAAGTAGCAGCGGGCGATGCAATAGCGCTTTTTATTTCTACTGGTTTATTAACAATATCTCTAAACAATGGTTCAGCTGCAGCATTAATGGGATTACATATTAACGACACGGTTAGAATAGAATTTAAATGA
- the gldG gene encoding gliding motility-associated ABC transporter substrate-binding protein GldG, whose protein sequence is MKAFLKDKSLIINILLLLVVNVFASNLYFRLDLTEEKKYSLNEATKETLNSIDDIVFVKVYLNGNLPAGFIRLKNSCKETLDEFRYHNSLIEYQFIDPNETESVDERNKIYKELSENGLEPTNLQVQESNGNSEQIIFPGAIIYYKGRSESLNLLQNQIGTNPENVLNNSVENIEYELTNAIHKLLTNYKPKIAFLEGHNELNELETADISHSLGNIKGSLSEYFKVERINIKEFEVDSNNLPSLSNQINRLSQYKALIIAKPSLAFSEVDKFLIDQYIMNGGKTLWFLDGVAMDMDSLKGNVPFSMATPLDLNLTDLLFKYGIRINYDLIMDFQADQIPIIVGYQGNVPQQQLLPWLYHPIIIPKNKQSIVKNLDGIKSAFVSTLDTIKVPNIKKTPLLFSSPYSKIVKAPHRVSLQILEQEPAIEQFKSGETVLAYLLEGEFQSAFKNRLAPNNESLAPKLESPDNSMMVFGDGDIIKNHVSSSGNAFPLGYNQFSKSQFNGNKQLIVNALNYLLGNEKLINIRAKEVNLRLLNKSETKNNRLKWQIINTVLPLQFIVLIILTFGYYRKKKYK, encoded by the coding sequence ATGAAAGCGTTTTTAAAAGACAAATCTTTAATAATAAATATACTACTTCTTCTGGTAGTAAATGTTTTTGCTAGCAACCTTTACTTTAGGCTAGATTTAACCGAAGAAAAGAAATATTCTTTAAACGAGGCTACAAAGGAAACACTAAACTCAATTGATGATATTGTTTTTGTAAAAGTTTATCTAAACGGCAACCTACCTGCTGGCTTCATAAGGTTAAAAAACTCTTGTAAAGAAACATTGGATGAGTTTAGATACCACAATTCATTGATAGAGTATCAATTTATTGATCCGAATGAAACTGAAAGCGTCGATGAAAGAAATAAAATCTACAAAGAGTTATCTGAAAACGGCTTAGAGCCAACTAATCTTCAAGTACAGGAAAGTAATGGCAACAGTGAGCAAATTATATTTCCTGGTGCTATTATCTACTACAAAGGAAGAAGTGAATCATTGAACCTATTGCAAAATCAAATCGGTACTAATCCTGAAAATGTTCTCAATAATTCTGTAGAGAACATAGAGTATGAACTCACCAATGCTATTCACAAACTCCTAACCAATTACAAACCTAAAATTGCTTTTCTAGAAGGTCACAATGAGTTGAACGAATTAGAAACTGCCGACATCAGCCACTCGCTAGGAAATATTAAAGGGTCGTTATCAGAATATTTTAAGGTTGAAAGAATCAACATAAAAGAATTTGAAGTAGATAGCAACAATTTGCCAAGCTTAAGTAATCAGATTAATCGCCTAAGTCAATATAAAGCATTGATCATTGCAAAACCATCATTAGCCTTCTCAGAAGTAGATAAGTTTCTGATAGATCAATATATTATGAACGGTGGAAAGACACTTTGGTTTTTAGATGGAGTGGCTATGGATATGGATAGTTTAAAAGGAAATGTACCTTTCTCGATGGCTACACCTCTTGATTTGAATTTAACAGATTTACTGTTTAAATATGGTATAAGAATAAATTATGATTTGATTATGGATTTTCAAGCCGATCAAATCCCTATAATAGTTGGCTATCAAGGTAATGTACCACAACAGCAATTATTACCTTGGCTATACCACCCTATTATCATTCCAAAAAATAAACAGTCTATTGTCAAAAATTTAGATGGAATAAAAAGTGCTTTCGTAAGTACTTTAGACACTATCAAAGTGCCCAACATCAAGAAAACTCCACTTCTGTTTTCATCGCCCTATTCAAAAATTGTAAAAGCACCACACAGAGTTAGTTTACAAATATTAGAGCAAGAACCTGCTATTGAACAATTTAAATCTGGTGAAACAGTGCTAGCATACCTTCTAGAAGGAGAATTTCAATCGGCATTCAAAAACCGTCTTGCACCTAATAACGAAAGTTTAGCCCCTAAGCTAGAAAGCCCTGATAATAGTATGATGGTGTTTGGTGATGGTGATATCATAAAAAATCATGTTTCTTCATCAGGAAACGCCTTCCCTCTAGGTTATAATCAATTTAGTAAATCTCAATTTAATGGCAATAAGCAATTGATAGTTAATGCTCTGAACTATCTATTAGGTAATGAAAAACTAATTAATATTAGAGCTAAAGAGGTAAACCTAAGACTTCTAAATAAGTCCGAAACAAAAAACAATAGACTAAAATGGCAAATCATAAACACGGTGTTGCCTCTGCAATTTATAGTTCTTATCATCTTAACTTTTGGTTATTATAGAAAAAAGAAATACAAATGA
- a CDS encoding antibiotic biosynthesis monooxygenase, with protein sequence MIKRIVKMEFIDDKVESFITIFNSSKKMILTFKGCHSVELLRDVNAQNVFFTYSIWDSEAHLNQYRKSVTFKEIWSKTKPLFCNKAKAWSVEEI encoded by the coding sequence ATGATAAAACGCATTGTTAAAATGGAGTTTATAGACGATAAAGTGGAAAGCTTTATCACAATATTCAACAGCAGTAAAAAGATGATTCTCACTTTTAAAGGCTGTCATTCCGTTGAACTATTAAGAGATGTGAATGCTCAAAATGTCTTTTTCACCTATAGCATTTGGGATTCTGAAGCTCATCTCAACCAATACAGAAAATCAGTAACATTTAAAGAAATTTGGTCTAAAACAAAACCGCTATTTTGCAATAAAGCAAAAGCTTGGAGCGTTGAAGAGATTTAA
- a CDS encoding PhoH family protein: protein MGEKIIDLGGINPLDIYGTNNKTLTFILDFFPKVKCVARGNTLKLIGDDESIEEFEKKFSLMLEHFIKYQRLTHSNIERIILEDSAVLLGDNDTLVHGPHGKIIKARTANQRKMVKESQKNDMVFAVGPAGTGKTYTAVAIAVRALKNKEVKRIVLSRPAVEAGENLGFLPGDLKEKLDPYLQPLYDALRDMIPSEKLNEYIEYRIIEIAPLAFMRGRTLDNAFVILDEAQNSTHQQMKMFLTRMGKSAKFIITGDETQIDLPAKQPSGLLEALKVIKNIKGISVIKLDDKDVIRHELVKKIIKAYKSNQDKNE, encoded by the coding sequence ATGGGTGAAAAAATAATAGATTTAGGAGGCATCAATCCTCTTGATATTTATGGAACTAACAATAAGACTTTAACCTTTATTCTTGATTTTTTTCCTAAAGTCAAATGTGTTGCTAGAGGTAATACCTTAAAGCTCATTGGAGATGACGAATCCATAGAAGAGTTTGAAAAAAAATTCAGCTTGATGTTGGAGCATTTCATCAAGTATCAAAGATTAACCCATAGTAACATAGAACGAATAATACTAGAAGATAGTGCCGTTCTTCTTGGTGATAACGATACTTTAGTTCATGGACCACATGGTAAAATTATTAAAGCAAGGACTGCTAATCAACGTAAGATGGTTAAAGAGTCGCAAAAAAACGATATGGTTTTTGCGGTTGGTCCAGCAGGAACAGGAAAAACATATACAGCTGTTGCTATTGCAGTAAGAGCATTGAAGAATAAGGAAGTAAAACGCATAGTACTTTCAAGACCTGCTGTTGAAGCAGGAGAGAACCTTGGATTTTTGCCAGGTGACTTAAAAGAAAAACTAGATCCATATTTGCAACCGCTTTATGATGCTCTTAGAGATATGATTCCGTCAGAAAAGTTAAATGAGTATATAGAATATAGAATTATTGAAATAGCACCTCTAGCCTTTATGAGGGGTAGAACATTGGATAATGCTTTTGTAATTTTGGACGAAGCCCAAAATTCAACACATCAACAAATGAAAATGTTCTTAACAAGAATGGGCAAATCGGCAAAGTTTATAATAACAGGTGATGAAACACAAATAGACTTGCCCGCAAAACAGCCTTCGGGCCTTTTAGAAGCTCTAAAAGTCATAAAAAACATAAAAGGCATTAGTGTCATTAAACTCGATGATAAAGATGTCATTCGCCATGAATTAGTGAAAAAAATTATTAAAGCGTATAAATCAAATCAAGACAAAAATGAGTAA
- a CDS encoding phosphoribosylaminoimidazolesuccinocarboxamide synthase, producing the protein MSKNVIIKTDFNFPNQKNLYKGKVRDVYSIGSEQLVMIASDRISAFDHVLPEGIPYKGQVLNQIASKFLDATSDIVQNWKESTPDPSVTIGKRCEPFMVEMVIIGYLTGHAWREYRDGKRMLCGVPMPDGMVENQKFDQPLITPTTKAEVGHDEDISREDILSQGLVSEADYVMLEKYTRELFQRGTELAHDKGLILVDTKYEFGKDSNGEITLIDEIHTPDSSRYFYIDGYEENLAAGKPQKQLSKEFVRQWLIENGFQGKDGQSIPHMSAEFCQSVSERYIELFEHITGEKFVREDVSNVLSRVEQNISQYLDK; encoded by the coding sequence ATGAGTAAGAATGTAATTATTAAAACGGATTTTAATTTTCCAAATCAAAAGAACCTATACAAGGGTAAAGTAAGAGATGTTTATAGTATTGGGAGCGAGCAGTTGGTAATGATCGCATCTGATAGGATATCAGCATTTGACCATGTTCTTCCTGAAGGAATTCCTTACAAAGGTCAGGTATTGAATCAAATAGCGTCTAAGTTTTTAGATGCAACATCTGATATTGTTCAGAATTGGAAAGAATCTACACCTGATCCATCTGTAACTATTGGTAAACGATGTGAGCCATTTATGGTAGAAATGGTAATTATAGGATACCTTACTGGTCATGCTTGGAGAGAATATCGTGATGGAAAACGTATGTTATGTGGCGTTCCAATGCCTGACGGAATGGTAGAAAATCAAAAATTTGACCAACCTTTAATTACTCCTACAACCAAAGCAGAAGTAGGGCATGATGAAGATATTTCTAGAGAAGATATTCTATCACAAGGATTAGTTTCTGAAGCAGATTATGTTATGCTAGAGAAATATACTAGAGAGCTTTTTCAGCGAGGAACAGAATTAGCTCACGATAAAGGGCTTATCCTTGTCGATACCAAATATGAATTTGGTAAGGATTCTAATGGAGAAATAACTCTTATTGATGAAATTCATACCCCAGACTCTTCTCGGTACTTTTATATTGATGGCTATGAAGAGAATCTAGCGGCAGGAAAACCACAAAAACAACTCTCTAAAGAGTTTGTTAGACAGTGGCTTATCGAAAATGGTTTTCAAGGTAAAGATGGACAGAGTATTCCTCATATGAGTGCTGAATTTTGTCAATCAGTTTCTGAAAGATATATCGAACTATTCGAACATATTACAGGAGAAAAATTTGTCAGAGAAGATGTTTCAAATGTACTCAGTAGAGTAGAACAAAACATATCCCAATATTTAGATAAATAA
- a CDS encoding DUF4340 domain-containing protein, with product MKKIILLAALIISSLVLFFLNKENNTISEELSDFAVEDTSRIQKVFFADKHGNTVTLSKKEKNIWLVNNEFIARSEAVDFLLKTIKDIEVKHPVSNSMHDRIIKNLASSAVKVEIFTENPDESHKTYFIGGEAKDLIGSFMLLENSSRAFVVYIPGFNGFLSPRYTIDGTTVGSDLWRDRNIFRYNPKDIKTVSVTNHDDSTQSFKMHRQKEYYSFTKNKITKVIPESQGDTYMDLFKSVNSEGFMNDYSKKDSIFKSKPFYTISITDQNGKTDSLVAYHKEPKREEYMQDNGEKLEYDVDRMYAKLNSDLILIQFYVFDKILLRSPQFSVEK from the coding sequence ATGAAAAAAATAATTTTACTTGCTGCTCTTATAATATCTTCTCTAGTTTTATTTTTCTTGAACAAAGAAAACAATACCATAAGTGAAGAATTGAGTGATTTTGCGGTTGAAGATACTTCAAGAATTCAAAAGGTATTTTTTGCTGATAAGCATGGTAATACCGTTACACTATCCAAAAAAGAAAAAAACATTTGGTTAGTCAATAACGAATTTATAGCACGTTCCGAAGCGGTAGATTTTTTACTAAAAACCATTAAAGACATAGAAGTAAAACACCCAGTGAGTAATAGCATGCATGATAGAATTATTAAGAATCTTGCTAGTTCAGCCGTAAAAGTTGAAATATTCACAGAAAACCCGGACGAATCACACAAAACTTATTTTATTGGTGGTGAAGCGAAAGACCTCATTGGTAGTTTTATGCTTTTAGAAAATTCAAGTCGTGCTTTTGTTGTATATATACCTGGTTTTAACGGCTTTCTTAGCCCTAGATACACAATTGATGGAACCACTGTGGGCAGTGACCTTTGGAGGGATAGAAACATCTTTAGGTATAATCCTAAAGATATAAAAACTGTTAGCGTTACCAATCATGATGATTCTACTCAGTCCTTTAAAATGCATCGTCAAAAGGAGTATTACAGCTTTACAAAGAATAAAATTACAAAGGTTATTCCTGAGAGTCAAGGCGATACTTATATGGATTTATTCAAATCTGTTAATAGTGAAGGTTTTATGAATGACTATTCGAAAAAAGACTCTATTTTCAAAAGTAAACCTTTTTACACCATTAGTATAACTGATCAAAATGGAAAAACAGATTCTCTTGTCGCCTACCACAAAGAACCAAAAAGAGAAGAATACATGCAAGATAATGGCGAAAAACTAGAGTATGATGTCGATAGAATGTATGCAAAACTTAATTCTGACTTAATACTTATCCAATTTTATGTGTTTGATAAAATACTTTTAAGATCGCCTCAATTTAGTGTTGAAAAATAG